The Marinicella rhabdoformis region CTCTTGCTTTGGCAGCGGCTTCTGCTGCGGTGAATGACACTGAATTCTTAGAAAAGTCGATGCACGTTAATGCCGATGGTATGAAAGCATTGGAAGCCAGTTGTGACCGTTTGGGTTTGCGCTATGTGCCTTCAAAAGGTAATTTTTTGTTGGTTGATTTTGGTCGCGATGCGATGCCGATTTATCAACAAATGCTGGAGCTGGGTGTGATCACTCGACCGGTAGCCAATTACGGTTTGCCTAACTGTTTGCGCATCACCATTGGCAGCGAAGATGAAATGGCGCGCATGGTTGAAGTGATGGAACAGGTGTGTGACTGATCAAAAGTTATTTGAGTTTTGATTTTGAACATAACCATTCTAAAAATTAATAAAAACAATTTACAACAAGCCGAAATATACGATGACCATTGACGTAAAAAAAATAGCCAGAAATGACCTGTTCCAATTGAGTCACCAACCCACTTTGCGCGGTCGTTTCACGGTGCCAGGTGACAAATCAATTTCACACCGTTCAATGATTTTTGGTGCCTTGGCAGAAGGCGTGACTACAGTCAAAGGCTTTTTGCGCTCTGAAGATTGTTTGGCCACCATGAACATCATGCGCCAATTGGGCGTGGTCATAGAGGACGATGGAACAGAAATAAAAGTTCATGGCGTGGGTTTGCATGGCTTAAAAGCCGCGGCCAATGATTTAGATTGTGGTAATGCCGGTACAGCGATGCGATTGTTGTCGGGTTTGTTGGCAGCACAAGATTTTGAATCCACTTTGGTGGGTGACGAGTCATTGAGCGTTCGACCGATGAACCGCGTTATCAAGCCACTGTGCAGCATGGGTGCTGTGATTGAATCTGAAGATGGCACGGCACCATTGGTGTTCAAAGCCGCTTCAAATATCACCGCCTTGGATTACGTCAGCCCAATTGCCAGTGCCCAAGTTAAATCGGCGGTTCTATTGGCGGGCTTGTTTGCCGAAGGTGTGACTTCAGTCGTTGAACCAAAGAAATCTCGTGACCACACAGAAACCATGCTCAAAGGCTTTGGTGCTGAGGTGGAAGTTGATGGTTTGAAGGTTTCGGTCAAAGGATTGCCGACATTAAAGGCGCAAGACATTCAGGTGCCGGCTGACATTTCATCGGCGGCGTTTTTTATGGTGTTGGGATTGATACATCCTGATGCGGACTTTGTGATTGAGAATGTCTGTATCAACAAAACCCGCGACGGTGTGATTCATATCTTACAAGCCATGGGTGGCGACATTGAATTAAGCAATGTGCGTGACCAAGCCGGTGAATCAGTTGCTGATTTACGTGTAAAAAGTTCAAAATTAAAAGGTATTGATGTGCCGCATGATTTGATTCCGAGTGCGATTGATGAATTTCCTGTGGTGTTTGTTGCTGCGGCGCATTCGGAAGGTGAATTTAAACTGACCGGTGCCGAAGAGTTAAAGCACAAAGAAAGTGACCGCATTGAGGTGATGGTTGCGGGTTTGAAAAAGTTGGGTGTTGATTGTGAGTCATTGGCCGATGGTGCTGTGATTCGTGGTCAGCATGACATCACATTAAACAATGCTTGTGTTGATGGTCATGGGGATCATCGCTGTGCCATGAGTTTCCTGGTGGCTTCAAGTTTGAATGCTGGGTATGACATTTCTGTCAAAGGCTGTCATAACATTGCGACCTCTTTTCCTGACTTCTTTGACCTGATGAAGGGCTTGTCTGTGGACACCCAACTGGTTGTGCCTGTCATCACCATTGATGGTCCTTCAGGTGTAGGTAAGGGCACGACCTGCGCTTTGGTGGCTGAGGCCTTGGGTTGGCACTTATTAGATTCAGGTGCGATTTACCGTGCCATGGCATTAAAGGCCATTGGTGAGGGTATCAAGCCTGAAGATGAAGTGGCTTTACAGTCTGCAGCAGAGCAAATTGACCTGCGTTTTGAAGTCACGGAAAATTTAGACATTGCTATTTATTTAGATGGCAAACAAGTCAATGACGAATTGCGAACCGAAGCTTGTGGTGAAATGGCATCAAAAATTGCACCGAACCCAGCCATGAGAACGGCTTTATTCGATCGCCAAAAAGATTTTCAGCAAGCCCCAGGATTGGTCGCAGATGGCCGTGACATGGGCACTGTGGTGTTTCAAGCTGCACCATTGAAAGTGTTTTTAACCGCCAGTGCCGAAGAAAGGGCCAAAAGAAGGCATAAACAATTGCAACAAAAGGGCGTTGATGTTAGAATCCGCGACCTCTTAAAAGACATAGAAGCCCGAGATTTAAGGGATTCGAGTCGAAAAGTGGCACCATTGGTGCCGGCTGAAGATGCACATGTCATTGATACCAGTGATTTGAGCATCGAAGAAGTGCTGGAGTTGGTATTAACTTTGGCCAAAAAATATGGATTACAGTCTTGAACAGGTCAAGCTGGTCCAACAACGAGTATCAGGCAAACTGATACAGAAAAACAAGGCAAATCGTCTCCTGATGATTTGACCGGATTGAATATAATGAGTGAAAATTTTGAATCAATGCTCGAGATAGAGCTGTCCACCAAGACCATCGTCCCAGGTACCATCGTAAAAGGTACTGTTGTTGACATCGAAAACGGCTTTGCTGTTGTTGACGCGGGTTTGAAATCTGAAGGTGTTATTCCTTTGGAAGAGTTTGGTGCAGACGTAGACAATGCTGTTGAAATCGGCGACGTTGTTGAAGTGGCTCTGGAAAAATACGAGAATGGTTTCGGTGAAACTGTTTTGTCTCGCGAAAAAGCCAAACGCATGTTGGTGTGGGATGAGTTGAAAATTGCTATGGAAACTGACCAAATCGTTATTGGTCAAATCACCAGCAAAGTTCGCGGCGGTTTTACTGTTGAATTGAAAGACATCCGTGCTTTCTTACCAGGTTCTTTGGTAGACGTGCGTCCAGTACGTGACCCAGGTTACTTGGAAGGTAAAGACTTAGAGTTCAAAGTCATCAAGTTAGACCAAAAACGCAACAATGTTGTTGTTTCTCGTCGTGCTGTTGTTGAATCTGAGTACTCTGAAGAAAGAGAGAAATTGCTGGATTCATTGGAAGACGGTGCCATCGTTAAAGGTATCGTTAAGAACTTGACCGATTACGGTGCTTTCTTGGACTTGGGCGGTATCGATGGCTTGTTGCACATCACCGACATGTCTTGGAAACGTGTTAACCACCCATCTGAAGTGGTTGAAATCGGCCAAGAATTAGACGTTCGCGTATTGAAATTCGACAAAGAAAACCAACGTGTTTCTTTGGGCTTGAAACAATTGGGCGAAGATCCATGGAAAGATTTGTCACGTCGTCATCCTGTTGGTTCACGTCACTTCGGTAACGTTACTAACATCACTGACTACGGTTGTTTTGTTGAAATCGAAGACGGTATCGAAGGTTTGGTTCACGTTTCTGAAATCGATTGGACTAACAAAAACATCAACCCTGCTAAAGTGGTTCAGCCTGGTGATGAAGTTGAAGTTTGTATCTTGGAAATTGAAGAAGGCAAACGTCGCATCTCTTTGGGTATGAAACAATGTAAGCCTAATCCTTGGGTTATCTTCTCTGAAACTGCTCAGAAAGGTGATTTGATTGAAGGTAAGATTAAGTCTATCACTGACTTTGGTATCTTCATCGGCTTGGAAGGTGGTATCGATGGTTTGGTTCACTTGTCTGACATCTCTTGGATGGAGCCAGGCGAAACGGCTATCCGTAACTTCAAGAAAGGTGACTTGGTTAAAGCCACTGTCTTGGTTGTTGATGCTGAACGTGAGCGTGTGTCTTTGGGTATCAAGCAATTGGCTCAAGATCCATTTGGTTCATTTGTAGCAAGCCATCCTAAAGGTTCTTTGGTTACTGGTGAAGTAATTGAAGTTGATGAGAAACAAGCCTTGTTGGACTTGGGCGAAGGCGTTCAAGGTGTCATCAAAGCGTTTGACGTTGCTAAAGAGCGTACTGATGACGTAAGTGCTGTTTTCTCAGTTGGTGATAAAGTTGAAGCTAAATTTGTTTCGATGGATCGTCGCAAGAAAGTTTTGGTTCTTTCTGTTAAAGCAAAAGAAACTGACGAATTGAACGATGTTTTGAATGAATACAAAAAAGGCGCTTCAGGAACTACCAGCTTAGGTGACTTACTGAAAGAACAATTAGACGACTGATATCCGATAATTGCGCTTAATAATCAGGGAATCATGTGTAAATGCATGATTCCCTGACTTTTTTTAACAATTTCCCCTTTTTATTTTTTCTCGATTCGTTATAATCAAAGTCAATGAAAGAATCTATTACACGTTCAGAACTTGTTCAATTGCTTACCAAAGCCTTTGAAGAATCCGAGTTAACCAAATCAGACATCAACATGTCTGTGCGGGAAATCATCAATCACATGAGCACCACCATAGCCAATGGTGATCGCATAGAGATCCGTGGTTTTGGTAGTTTCACATTGCGTCAAAGAAAACCACGCATGGGTCGTAACCCGAAAACAGGTGATCCTGTGCCTTTGGGTGCTAAATATGCGCCACATTTCAAACCAGGTAAAGACCTGAAAGAAAGAATCAAAGACAAGGTAGGTATTTAATATTTAAATCTACGCCAATAAATCAGCTTAAACAAACTTAAAATTAATCTGGGTCATTTAGGCTTGCTTGCATTTCTGCATTCATGGTTTCAATTTTTTGCCAAATGAATGCTATCTTTTTCAAATTAATATCATTTGACTTGAGTTCTGTTTTAATTTTGTTGATGTTGTCTATTAATGCATCAGCAGCACAAACTTGAGCACCGCCCAGAAGGTGATGTAAATGACTTTGAAGGGTTTGGTAATCCTGTGATTGCAACAATGCTTTGGCTCTGTCTAACTGTGTCGGTAAATCGTTGATGAACATCTGGCGCAATTTAAGTGCAATGCTTTGATCGCCGTGGCTGGTTTTCAATGCTTTTGCGTCATTGAATAAATCGCAGGTGTTTATTTTATCCATAAAAACAATTCCATATCTGTTCTATTAGAATACGTGTAAAATGATTCTTATGCAACAAAGATGGATGTTAATTTACTGCTTGATAATCGGTTCTTTTTTGAACTTGGGTGTTGCTGTGGCTCAACCATGGCAGTTAAAAAATTTAAAAATCATCCAAGAAAATGGCCAAACATCATTGACCGTAAAGAGGCTGTCATACGACAAAGAAAGCTTCCTGAATCTGATGTACCTGTGCCCAGGTGTTGTGCCCATTTATCCAATACACCAGTGCCAAGGTGCTGCACTTTCATTTGATTGGCAAACATACCATTGGCAGGCTGATTTGAACAGTCAGTTTGACTTTAATAATGGGCAAGGCGAATTGCAAGCCAGTCTCTTTAATGATCAAGTGGCTTTGAATTTACCGTTAGTCAGTGATTCAGTAACCATAGATTTGAATCAGATGAAATTAAACGCGCTGTCAGAATGGTTGCCTGACATTGTGACCGAAGCCGTCACTGGGCAGTTTGATGGGCCAGCAAAATTAAACTTGAGTGACATGAATTTATCTGCCAGTGGGATTGAGTTCACTGCCATTGAGGGTGCTTATGGCGAAGACTTCTTTATTTCACAATTGTCTGGGGCATTCAATTTTGAGGCCAGTTTGTCTGAGATCAAGTTGATCCTTGATATGGAAATTACAAAAGGGGAGGCTTTAATAGGTTCTGTTTATGTCAACTTCTCAGAGTTTCCAGTTCAAATACAAGCGGAAATCGGCCTGAATGGTGTTGATGGTTGGGTAGCGACAATCCAAGCAAAACAGTCTGAAACTTTGCTTACAGATTTAGATTTGATGTTAAGTGAGGGCGGTGATGTTCAAAGTGCAGCTTTGGACTTTCAAGTGCTGAATGCGAAATTGTTCAATCGGCATATTTTAGCTGCTGTGCTTGAATTGTATGGATTCAAACAATCTGAAATGGA contains the following coding sequences:
- the aroA gene encoding 3-phosphoshikimate 1-carboxyvinyltransferase; the encoded protein is MTIDVKKIARNDLFQLSHQPTLRGRFTVPGDKSISHRSMIFGALAEGVTTVKGFLRSEDCLATMNIMRQLGVVIEDDGTEIKVHGVGLHGLKAAANDLDCGNAGTAMRLLSGLLAAQDFESTLVGDESLSVRPMNRVIKPLCSMGAVIESEDGTAPLVFKAASNITALDYVSPIASAQVKSAVLLAGLFAEGVTSVVEPKKSRDHTETMLKGFGAEVEVDGLKVSVKGLPTLKAQDIQVPADISSAAFFMVLGLIHPDADFVIENVCINKTRDGVIHILQAMGGDIELSNVRDQAGESVADLRVKSSKLKGIDVPHDLIPSAIDEFPVVFVAAAHSEGEFKLTGAEELKHKESDRIEVMVAGLKKLGVDCESLADGAVIRGQHDITLNNACVDGHGDHRCAMSFLVASSLNAGYDISVKGCHNIATSFPDFFDLMKGLSVDTQLVVPVITIDGPSGVGKGTTCALVAEALGWHLLDSGAIYRAMALKAIGEGIKPEDEVALQSAAEQIDLRFEVTENLDIAIYLDGKQVNDELRTEACGEMASKIAPNPAMRTALFDRQKDFQQAPGLVADGRDMGTVVFQAAPLKVFLTASAEERAKRRHKQLQQKGVDVRIRDLLKDIEARDLRDSSRKVAPLVPAEDAHVIDTSDLSIEEVLELVLTLAKKYGLQS
- the rpsA gene encoding 30S ribosomal protein S1, coding for MSENFESMLEIELSTKTIVPGTIVKGTVVDIENGFAVVDAGLKSEGVIPLEEFGADVDNAVEIGDVVEVALEKYENGFGETVLSREKAKRMLVWDELKIAMETDQIVIGQITSKVRGGFTVELKDIRAFLPGSLVDVRPVRDPGYLEGKDLEFKVIKLDQKRNNVVVSRRAVVESEYSEEREKLLDSLEDGAIVKGIVKNLTDYGAFLDLGGIDGLLHITDMSWKRVNHPSEVVEIGQELDVRVLKFDKENQRVSLGLKQLGEDPWKDLSRRHPVGSRHFGNVTNITDYGCFVEIEDGIEGLVHVSEIDWTNKNINPAKVVQPGDEVEVCILEIEEGKRRISLGMKQCKPNPWVIFSETAQKGDLIEGKIKSITDFGIFIGLEGGIDGLVHLSDISWMEPGETAIRNFKKGDLVKATVLVVDAERERVSLGIKQLAQDPFGSFVASHPKGSLVTGEVIEVDEKQALLDLGEGVQGVIKAFDVAKERTDDVSAVFSVGDKVEAKFVSMDRRKKVLVLSVKAKETDELNDVLNEYKKGASGTTSLGDLLKEQLDD
- a CDS encoding integration host factor subunit beta; the encoded protein is MKESITRSELVQLLTKAFEESELTKSDINMSVREIINHMSTTIANGDRIEIRGFGSFTLRQRKPRMGRNPKTGDPVPLGAKYAPHFKPGKDLKERIKDKVGI
- a CDS encoding Hpt domain-containing protein, whose protein sequence is MDKINTCDLFNDAKALKTSHGDQSIALKLRQMFINDLPTQLDRAKALLQSQDYQTLQSHLHHLLGGAQVCAADALIDNINKIKTELKSNDINLKKIAFIWQKIETMNAEMQASLNDPD